Proteins found in one candidate division KSB1 bacterium genomic segment:
- a CDS encoding type II toxin-antitoxin system prevent-host-death family antitoxin, whose protein sequence is MAINTTYSKARANLSELCNKVSENKEIVLINRRNAEDVALIAASELSSLMETAHLLRSPRNAQRLLTALNRALDRTESPKSINELMKEIGLDKKD, encoded by the coding sequence ATGGCTATAAATACAACATATTCCAAGGCTCGGGCAAATCTATCAGAGCTTTGTAACAAGGTATCTGAAAATAAAGAGATTGTCTTAATCAATCGCCGCAACGCCGAAGATGTAGCTCTTATAGCAGCATCCGAACTATCAAGCCTAATGGAAACCGCTCATCTTTTACGTTCACCAAGGAATGCACAGCGGCTTTTAACTGCGTTGAATCGGGCGCTTGATCGAACCGAATCGCCAAAATCTATAAATGAGCTCATGAAAGAAATCGGCCTTGACAAGAAAGATTAA
- a CDS encoding ATP-binding protein produces the protein MKKRFKRQFASLNKVFDFVNIFIQKNSIDKSVSFTLNLAIEELFTNMVKYSRESISDISIDLAKKNSTLIVTLIDFDVEPFDLTKSKEVDIKAHLKDRRVGGLGIHLVKKMVDKIDYEYKNRESKITFIMSLENNIV, from the coding sequence ATGAAAAAAAGATTTAAAAGACAATTTGCGTCTTTGAATAAAGTTTTTGATTTTGTTAATATATTTATTCAGAAAAATAGCATTGACAAATCGGTTTCATTTACTCTTAATCTTGCCATTGAAGAATTATTTACAAATATGGTAAAATATAGCAGAGAAAGTATAAGCGATATTTCTATTGATCTTGCCAAAAAAAATAGTACCCTCATAGTAACATTAATTGATTTTGATGTCGAACCATTTGATTTGACCAAGTCCAAAGAAGTGGATATCAAAGCTCATTTGAAAGATCGCAGGGTTGGTGGATTGGGGATTCACCTGGTAAAGAAAATGGTTGACAAAATTGATTATGAGTATAAAAACAGGGAAAGTAAAATCACATTTATAATGAGTTTGGAGAATAACATTGTTTGA
- a CDS encoding glycosyltransferase family 2 protein produces MTKVEAAVLFPIPDPLLYSKKKLLESFKSILLQSDLPDEIILINCCSDKLIANELEQMAKTSGIPCQIHTNKDFNQNLASAISQIKTRYFLYIKNETAPVFLRKSSLAQFKWSAERQPNAGLFYGDYDVISPNGDQKEQHLLPFHEGRVRDNMDFGRVFFISKEVFENTDGLSQKYKHGFLYDLRLKISSQAELVLISNRTNGSLYTVEEMAKEHNVFDYLLSGKEIQLEMEQIVTDHLKRIHSYLPPGEFYKIVEYTSAEELEFQNCIASVIIPVNNRPEFIGTAIESVQQQSVRNVETIIVVNGGEQDPTIEVVKSYQSGGENFNPDLQPVRLIVHDINNIGLCLNSGLNAAKGKYYVQLDSDDRLKPDAIEKLIEIFDSDPHIGMVIGSYEVWQKEDDGRFFRREDIPVVTHDEWTEENGRNNLLRINGAGAPRAAHIKVLKEMGWFSVNDIPYSRNYGEDYEMVLKISENYRIGRVWTPIYEVIRHSGGTDHSIDQDTVDRNDNAKDWMRLEAIRRRRRINRED; encoded by the coding sequence ATGACAAAAGTTGAAGCTGCTGTTCTATTCCCGATCCCTGATCCATTACTCTATTCAAAAAAAAAGCTCTTAGAAAGTTTTAAAAGTATCCTTCTCCAAAGCGATCTACCGGACGAAATTATTTTGATCAATTGTTGCTCCGATAAGTTGATTGCAAACGAACTGGAACAAATGGCGAAAACCTCAGGAATTCCATGCCAGATTCACACAAATAAGGATTTCAATCAAAACCTGGCTTCGGCCATATCTCAAATCAAAACCCGGTATTTCCTATACATTAAAAATGAAACAGCGCCTGTTTTTTTGCGGAAAAGTTCACTGGCACAATTTAAATGGTCAGCTGAACGACAGCCCAATGCGGGGTTGTTTTATGGGGATTACGATGTCATTTCTCCAAACGGCGACCAGAAAGAACAGCATTTACTCCCTTTTCACGAGGGAAGAGTCCGGGACAACATGGATTTTGGCCGGGTTTTCTTCATTTCGAAAGAAGTATTCGAAAACACCGATGGACTTTCACAAAAATATAAACACGGATTCCTGTATGATTTACGACTGAAAATATCTTCGCAAGCTGAGTTGGTTTTAATCAGTAATCGAACCAATGGCTCTCTTTATACTGTCGAAGAAATGGCAAAAGAGCACAACGTTTTCGATTACTTATTGAGTGGAAAAGAAATTCAGCTTGAGATGGAGCAGATCGTCACCGACCATCTCAAAAGAATTCATTCTTACCTGCCACCGGGTGAGTTCTATAAAATAGTGGAATATACTTCTGCTGAAGAATTGGAATTTCAAAACTGTATCGCCAGTGTGATTATCCCGGTTAACAACCGGCCCGAATTTATTGGAACAGCGATCGAAAGCGTGCAGCAGCAAAGCGTGCGGAATGTTGAAACCATCATTGTCGTAAATGGCGGAGAGCAAGACCCGACCATCGAAGTTGTGAAATCCTACCAGTCGGGTGGTGAGAATTTTAATCCGGATTTACAACCGGTTAGACTGATTGTTCATGACATAAATAACATCGGCTTATGTTTGAACAGCGGACTGAATGCGGCAAAAGGAAAATATTATGTGCAGCTGGATTCTGATGATCGCCTGAAACCTGATGCGATCGAGAAGTTGATAGAAATCTTCGACTCTGATCCGCACATTGGCATGGTCATCGGTTCATACGAAGTCTGGCAAAAAGAGGATGACGGCCGATTTTTCAGACGCGAGGATATCCCGGTTGTTACACATGACGAGTGGACAGAAGAAAACGGCCGAAATAACTTACTGCGGATAAATGGCGCCGGAGCGCCCAGGGCTGCTCATATTAAGGTCCTAAAAGAAATGGGCTGGTTTAGTGTGAATGACATTCCATATTCCCGCAACTATGGCGAGGATTATGAAATGGTTTTGAAGATCAGCGAGAATTATCGAATCGGGCGGGTTTGGACACCCATTTACGAAGTGATTCGCCACAGTGGTGGTACAGATCATTCAATCGACCAGGATACCGTTGATCGGAATGACAATGCTAAAGATTGGATGAGGCTTGAGGCGATTCGGAGGAGGAGAAGAATAAATCGAGAGGATTAG
- a CDS encoding SpoIIE family protein phosphatase, with amino-acid sequence MVNNSGNDPRVAQLENEVERLKSAIQELTVLNDLAITASSSLEVNQVLDIIVEKSIKATKGEQGSILLLTEQEDSPLKTLIRQQDRSRLLTYKIGTNITGWVLKHQQPLIIDDLSTDERFNTTEQERQEIRSVLCVPIRFRAKLLGIIMVTNKKTFEPFSKGDLRLISIIAAQSGQLIRNSQLQQETLEKKRMEQELVMARNIQKGLLPFKQPELDGLEIASHFIAADEVSGDYFDYFDLGENRIGIVMADVSGHGASSALVMTMIKGILQALKRSYVSTDGVLHELNLILDQTIPKDMFVTMMYLDFDSNKKIMRYSNAGHNPFILYKSDSKSCELVQFRSPALSLSKVAVYEEKEISLNPGDVIVVYTDGVTEAFNENKEMFEETRLVQAIEEVAQEKAGAIIENLKKRLQEFIGNAKQSDDIAIITIKVN; translated from the coding sequence ATGGTCAATAATTCCGGAAATGATCCAAGGGTAGCTCAACTTGAAAATGAGGTCGAACGCTTAAAGTCTGCCATTCAAGAATTAACGGTTCTTAATGATTTAGCAATAACAGCCAGCAGTTCATTAGAAGTAAACCAGGTACTGGATATCATTGTTGAAAAATCAATTAAAGCAACCAAGGGGGAACAAGGATCGATTCTTCTCTTAACCGAGCAAGAGGACTCGCCTTTAAAGACATTAATTCGCCAACAGGATCGCAGTCGTCTATTGACCTATAAAATCGGCACCAACATTACAGGTTGGGTCCTAAAACATCAGCAGCCTCTCATTATCGATGATTTGTCCACCGATGAAAGGTTTAATACTACTGAACAAGAACGCCAGGAAATTCGATCGGTATTATGTGTACCCATTCGTTTTCGAGCCAAGTTACTTGGCATTATCATGGTCACAAATAAAAAAACATTCGAGCCTTTTAGTAAGGGAGATTTGAGATTGATTTCCATCATTGCGGCTCAATCCGGGCAATTGATTCGAAATTCTCAGCTGCAGCAAGAAACTCTCGAGAAAAAACGGATGGAGCAAGAGCTCGTAATGGCTCGCAACATTCAAAAGGGGTTGTTGCCATTTAAACAACCTGAACTCGATGGCCTTGAGATCGCCAGCCATTTCATTGCTGCTGACGAGGTAAGCGGAGATTATTTCGATTATTTTGACCTGGGCGAAAATAGAATTGGAATTGTTATGGCTGATGTTTCGGGGCATGGAGCATCTTCGGCATTGGTAATGACAATGATTAAAGGAATTCTACAGGCGCTTAAGCGAAGTTATGTCTCAACCGATGGCGTCCTGCATGAGTTGAATTTGATTTTGGATCAAACCATTCCAAAAGATATGTTTGTGACGATGATGTATTTGGATTTCGACTCCAATAAAAAAATAATGCGTTATTCAAACGCAGGCCATAATCCATTCATACTATACAAAAGTGATTCCAAGAGTTGTGAATTAGTTCAATTTCGATCTCCGGCACTAAGCTTATCAAAAGTGGCGGTTTACGAGGAAAAGGAAATTTCTCTCAATCCTGGCGATGTTATTGTCGTATACACGGATGGTGTTACCGAAGCATTTAATGAAAACAAAGAGATGTTTGAAGAAACCAGACTAGTCCAGGCTATAGAAGAAGTCGCTCAAGAAAAGGCGGGAGCCATTATTGAAAACTTAAAGAAAAGGTTGCAAGAATTTATCGGGAATGCCAAGCAAAGTGATGATATTGCCATCATTACGATCAAAGTTAATTGA
- a CDS encoding M14 family metallopeptidase yields MRVMKNFILMLTISNLFSNVYAFQWSEEFITIPEKTNYTQTSTHKDVMKFVNAAKTKSPLVHVETIATSLEGRAVPMLVLANPKITSPAEADASGKPVIYLQGNIHGGEVEGKEALMILMREILFGDKKDLLSNQILLITPIYNSDGNDKMAEGNRRSQAGSPKLAGSRANGQGFDLNRDGMKLEALETQGLMKNVILKWDPELFVDLHTTNGSWHGYSLTYAPSYHSAGFPSTSDYTMNTMLPEITKQIKNKFNLDMYLYGGFRIRQGWPPKTWRTYNHHPRYLVNQFGLRNKMAILSETFAHDPFYKRIHSVYAFALGIIEYTNEYGHDMMKINKEAEKATIQAVLNDAGKTRKGVRFKMVAMDQTFTLRAYKYEPFTNSNGEINYLRKGEIVDVPGVQNFSKFEAEKESTLPRGYLFSSSNEPIAEILRRHGVKVERLQKAVRAVGEEFTVEQFDQNSRKFEGHNMATISGTYSDKTREFPPGSYKVDLAQPLANLIFYLLEPESDDGLVAWNYFDEYLLSKNVKTAKVVYPVFKYFEIEE; encoded by the coding sequence ATGCGAGTTATGAAAAACTTTATTTTGATGTTAACAATCTCAAACCTATTTTCCAATGTTTATGCTTTCCAATGGAGTGAGGAATTCATAACCATCCCGGAAAAGACAAATTATACTCAAACATCTACTCATAAAGATGTGATGAAATTTGTGAATGCTGCAAAAACAAAAAGCCCCCTGGTGCATGTGGAAACAATCGCTACGAGTTTGGAAGGACGAGCCGTGCCAATGCTGGTTTTAGCAAATCCTAAAATAACTTCACCGGCAGAAGCCGATGCATCCGGCAAACCGGTTATCTATCTCCAGGGTAATATCCATGGCGGTGAGGTTGAAGGCAAAGAAGCGCTGATGATTCTCATGCGGGAAATCCTGTTTGGCGACAAGAAAGATTTGTTATCCAATCAAATTTTATTGATAACACCCATTTATAATTCGGATGGTAATGATAAAATGGCTGAGGGCAACCGCCGCTCACAAGCGGGCAGTCCAAAGTTGGCAGGCAGCCGGGCTAACGGCCAGGGTTTTGATCTAAACCGCGATGGCATGAAGCTCGAGGCTCTCGAGACCCAGGGGCTCATGAAAAACGTCATCCTAAAATGGGATCCGGAACTCTTCGTCGATCTGCACACCACAAACGGCAGCTGGCATGGTTATTCATTAACCTATGCGCCAAGTTATCATAGCGCCGGTTTTCCATCCACTTCGGACTATACAATGAATACAATGCTGCCGGAAATCACAAAGCAAATCAAAAACAAGTTCAACCTGGATATGTACTTGTATGGTGGTTTTCGCATAAGACAAGGTTGGCCGCCAAAAACCTGGCGAACCTACAATCATCATCCCCGCTACCTGGTTAACCAGTTCGGATTACGAAATAAAATGGCGATCCTTTCCGAAACTTTTGCCCACGATCCATTTTATAAAAGAATCCATTCGGTCTATGCTTTTGCTTTGGGGATTATCGAATACACAAACGAATATGGTCACGACATGATGAAAATTAATAAGGAGGCGGAAAAAGCGACCATTCAAGCAGTATTAAACGATGCCGGAAAAACCAGGAAAGGGGTTCGATTTAAAATGGTTGCAATGGACCAAACATTTACGCTGCGAGCCTATAAATATGAGCCCTTTACAAACAGCAATGGTGAAATCAACTATCTGCGTAAAGGTGAAATTGTCGATGTGCCAGGCGTACAAAATTTCAGTAAATTTGAAGCCGAAAAGGAAAGCACGCTGCCAAGAGGATATTTATTTTCTTCATCGAATGAGCCTATTGCAGAAATATTACGCCGACATGGCGTAAAAGTTGAAAGATTGCAAAAGGCTGTAAGAGCTGTTGGTGAAGAATTTACAGTCGAACAATTCGACCAAAATTCCAGAAAATTCGAGGGTCATAATATGGCCACAATTTCGGGCACATATTCAGATAAAACCAGGGAATTTCCCCCGGGTTCGTATAAAGTAGACTTGGCCCAACCCCTGGCCAATCTTATTTTTTACTTGCTGGAACCGGAATCCGATGATGGTCTGGTGGCCTGGAATTATTTTGATGAATACTTATTAAGTAAGAATGTTAAAACGGCGAAAGTCGTCTATCCTGTGTTTAAATATTTTGAGATTGAGGAATAA
- a CDS encoding Txe/YoeB family addiction module toxin, with translation MKQDVKGSKQARDAVFHSEFREDLLYWVKADRKIVLRVFTLIEAIMRDPFKGIGKPEPLKYMVSGTWSRRLTQEHRLVCFVSEDRIDFLQTRYHY, from the coding sequence ATTAAGCAGGATGTCAAAGGATCAAAGCAAGCACGAGATGCTGTTTTTCATTCAGAATTTAGAGAAGATTTATTATATTGGGTTAAAGCGGATCGCAAAATCGTTTTGCGAGTATTTACTTTAATTGAAGCGATCATGAGGGATCCGTTCAAGGGTATTGGCAAACCCGAACCATTAAAATACATGGTTTCAGGAACATGGTCGAGAAGACTAACACAAGAGCATAGACTCGTTTGTTTTGTTAGTGAAGATAGAATTGATTTCCTGCAAACAAGATATCATTATTAA
- a CDS encoding T9SS type A sorting domain-containing protein, producing MSQNKKGSSISFVDKCGYCNPILAKQQLAMLGDHWGYGYDSLLVDLDRWAQSPFVRIDSLGASVQNRPIWQLTITSDNQPNDSRQIVFIHARTHPGEVQGWWVTNEVITLLLSEDDFARFVRANCIFYIIPMYNPDGVELEFPRENANGIDIESNWDKNPVEAEVAVLRERFTELMFSGSPIEAALNMHSAVACQRFFVYHDAAGTSSTFTLLEQNFIGGVRSYFEEGIQPWYYFISWKNGTPPYYPESWFWNYFGEQVMALTYEDMNCTAAGDYHQTAFALLHGVLDYLGLVTTVAFGEYSGVESYTLRQNYPNPLRLTQNSQRSTIIQYELGTSQNIKLSLYDILGRQVKILDEGFRSANVHRVYFDATHLSNGTYFYRLETKQGTQIKRLTVMK from the coding sequence TTGTCTCAAAATAAGAAGGGGTCTTCAATTTCATTTGTTGATAAATGCGGTTACTGTAACCCAATACTGGCCAAACAACAACTGGCAATGTTAGGAGATCATTGGGGCTATGGTTACGACAGTCTCCTGGTTGATCTCGATCGCTGGGCTCAAAGTCCTTTTGTGAGGATAGATTCCCTGGGTGCAAGTGTGCAGAACCGGCCGATATGGCAGTTAACCATCACATCTGATAATCAACCGAATGATTCACGGCAGATAGTCTTTATTCATGCCCGCACCCACCCTGGTGAAGTCCAGGGATGGTGGGTTACAAATGAAGTAATAACCCTGCTTCTTTCCGAAGATGATTTCGCCCGGTTTGTCCGTGCAAATTGTATTTTTTACATCATTCCAATGTACAATCCGGATGGCGTCGAGCTGGAATTCCCGCGGGAAAATGCAAATGGAATCGACATTGAAAGCAACTGGGATAAAAATCCTGTTGAAGCGGAAGTGGCTGTTTTGCGGGAACGGTTTACGGAATTGATGTTCTCGGGATCTCCCATAGAGGCTGCATTAAATATGCACTCGGCAGTCGCATGTCAGCGTTTTTTTGTGTATCATGATGCTGCTGGTACATCGTCAACTTTTACATTACTGGAACAGAATTTCATTGGCGGCGTGCGGTCTTATTTTGAAGAAGGCATCCAACCCTGGTATTATTTTATAAGCTGGAAAAACGGCACACCGCCCTACTACCCGGAAAGTTGGTTTTGGAACTATTTTGGTGAACAGGTCATGGCCTTAACTTACGAAGACATGAATTGTACTGCTGCGGGAGATTATCATCAAACCGCATTTGCGTTATTACACGGAGTACTAGATTATTTAGGCCTGGTAACCACGGTAGCTTTTGGAGAATATTCCGGGGTAGAGAGTTATACGCTTCGACAAAATTATCCCAATCCTCTCCGTTTAACACAAAACTCGCAACGATCAACCATTATCCAATATGAATTGGGAACTTCGCAAAATATAAAGCTTTCGCTGTACGATATATTGGGCCGCCAGGTTAAGATTTTAGATGAAGGATTTCGTTCGGCAAATGTTCATCGCGTGTATTTTGATGCCACCCATCTTTCGAACGGGACCTATTTCTACCGGTTAGAAACAAAGCAGGGAACACAGATAAAGCGACTGACAGTAATGAAATAA
- a CDS encoding SpoIIE family protein phosphatase yields MSDEDQHILEENRRLRRAVEELTTLNELTSAIAALQDPQEIMDTIIRLSLKSIHAQQGVITLIDFTEKQEMKTLIRANVSSGMQDKFHLDQNLLGWMHINRKPLMMNDPSKDERFKGVKWDESIHSLLCVPMQVKAELIGVLTIYNKKGDQDFIEGDQRLLAIIAGQSAQVVENARLYEEEKEYFKMQDEVKVASQIQNGLLPKFAPQIEGYDLAGISIPAQAVGGDYFDFIEIEGNKLGVCLGDVTGKGMPAALLMANLQATIRGFALTTSSANDCVYRANKLLVKSTDLGKFVTLFYGNLDLRTHLFSFSNAGHDSPFLVSKSEGVSRLNTGGTVLGFMAESQYLEETVTFKPGDSLVIYSDGITEALNSFEEEFGEDRVLQIVQNNRDKSATELIEKILAAVNGFSEGAPRMDDMTLVVVKRKD; encoded by the coding sequence ATGTCAGACGAAGATCAACATATCCTGGAAGAAAACCGACGGCTTAGGAGAGCCGTCGAGGAACTTACAACGCTTAACGAATTAACCAGTGCAATTGCAGCTCTCCAGGATCCCCAGGAGATCATGGATACAATTATTCGCCTGTCTCTTAAATCCATTCATGCGCAGCAAGGGGTGATTACCCTAATTGATTTCACAGAAAAGCAGGAGATGAAAACTCTCATAAGAGCAAATGTTAGCTCTGGTATGCAGGATAAATTTCACCTGGATCAGAATCTGCTTGGCTGGATGCATATTAATAGAAAACCGCTTATGATGAATGATCCATCAAAAGATGAAAGGTTTAAAGGTGTAAAATGGGATGAGTCCATTCATTCGTTGCTTTGTGTGCCAATGCAGGTTAAAGCGGAGCTAATCGGGGTACTTACAATTTACAATAAGAAGGGAGATCAGGATTTTATTGAGGGAGATCAACGGTTACTTGCAATCATCGCGGGACAGTCTGCGCAGGTTGTCGAGAATGCGAGACTTTACGAGGAAGAAAAAGAATATTTTAAGATGCAGGATGAAGTAAAGGTCGCCTCTCAAATCCAAAATGGCCTGCTGCCTAAATTCGCTCCTCAAATTGAAGGATATGATTTAGCCGGAATAAGCATTCCAGCTCAAGCCGTTGGCGGTGATTATTTTGATTTTATCGAAATTGAAGGCAATAAATTAGGTGTTTGTCTTGGAGATGTAACCGGAAAAGGAATGCCTGCAGCGTTGCTAATGGCTAACCTCCAGGCTACAATTCGAGGTTTTGCTCTAACAACGTCTTCCGCAAATGACTGTGTATATCGTGCCAATAAGCTTTTGGTAAAAAGCACGGATCTGGGTAAATTTGTCACATTATTCTATGGTAATTTGGATTTAAGAACTCACCTGTTTAGTTTTTCAAATGCAGGACATGATAGCCCTTTTCTGGTTTCGAAAAGTGAAGGAGTTTCTCGTCTAAATACCGGTGGAACAGTCTTAGGATTTATGGCGGAATCGCAATACCTGGAAGAAACCGTTACTTTCAAACCAGGTGATAGTCTTGTCATTTATTCCGATGGTATTACCGAAGCGTTGAACTCTTTTGAAGAAGAATTTGGCGAGGATAGAGTATTACAAATAGTACAAAATAACAGGGATAAATCGGCAACTGAACTGATCGAGAAAATTCTCGCGGCAGTAAATGGATTTTCTGAAGGAGCGCCACGAATGGATGATATGACTTTAGTGGTAGTGAAGCGAAAGGACTAA
- a CDS encoding aminoacyl-histidine dipeptidase yields the protein MSVNILEFNPLYLWKHFDEIRKIPRPSKKEKAIGDYVVSIAKAYGYEYDRDEIGTIVIRVPASPGCESANIVILQSHLDMVCEKNSDVEFDFDNDAIQLRQEGDWLYAQGTTLGSDNGIGVAALLAAMDDPKLVHGPLELLFTIDEETGLTGAAELRTDFLKGKTLINLDSEEEGNFSIGCAGGADTRIRLTLSQVTPKPGRFIRVLLSGFKGGHSGIDINKNRANTIKLLARILWETSRKVDFRLANFHGGNAHNAIPREALADLWVSKDDNSNLRENLEESFKQINLEYKSVESAGGITIKDIEEPHEKVLDEQTQKTVLNFLYALPHGVQKMSADIPGLVETSVNLATIRLQEGTINILMSARSSVTPALKATGDRLEAFADLAGAEVEREPGYPGWTPNLDSYVLQVAKTCYKNLAGKEPVVEAIHAGLECGIIGEKFPGMDMISIGPQIEHPHSPDERVHISSVERFWDLLKSMLENLVSQK from the coding sequence ATGTCGGTTAATATACTGGAATTTAACCCATTATACTTATGGAAACATTTTGACGAGATCAGAAAAATACCCCGCCCTTCGAAAAAAGAAAAAGCAATTGGAGATTATGTTGTTTCCATTGCTAAAGCGTATGGCTACGAATACGATCGTGATGAAATAGGTACGATCGTTATTCGAGTTCCGGCTTCCCCGGGATGCGAATCTGCGAATATTGTCATTTTGCAAAGTCATCTGGATATGGTATGTGAGAAAAACAGCGATGTAGAATTTGATTTTGACAATGATGCCATCCAATTAAGACAAGAGGGCGATTGGTTATATGCCCAGGGAACTACACTGGGATCCGATAACGGTATCGGGGTAGCTGCATTGTTGGCTGCAATGGATGATCCCAAATTGGTCCATGGTCCGTTAGAATTATTATTTACAATAGATGAAGAAACAGGTCTCACCGGGGCGGCGGAACTTCGAACAGATTTTCTCAAGGGTAAAACCCTGATCAATCTTGATTCCGAAGAAGAAGGAAACTTTTCCATAGGATGTGCCGGTGGCGCAGATACAAGAATCAGGCTTACTTTGAGCCAGGTCACACCCAAGCCAGGCCGGTTTATACGAGTGCTGTTAAGTGGTTTCAAAGGTGGACATTCGGGTATTGATATTAATAAAAATCGCGCCAATACTATAAAATTACTTGCCAGAATTTTATGGGAAACCAGCCGGAAAGTTGATTTTCGTCTTGCAAACTTTCATGGTGGAAATGCTCACAATGCGATTCCCCGGGAGGCATTAGCAGACCTATGGGTTTCGAAAGACGACAACTCGAATTTGCGGGAAAATTTAGAAGAATCCTTTAAACAGATCAACCTGGAATACAAATCAGTGGAAAGCGCTGGTGGCATTACAATCAAAGATATTGAAGAGCCTCATGAAAAAGTGTTGGATGAACAAACTCAAAAAACTGTGCTGAATTTTTTATATGCTTTACCGCATGGTGTGCAAAAAATGTCGGCGGATATTCCCGGTTTGGTAGAAACCTCGGTCAATCTTGCTACCATTCGTTTGCAAGAAGGTACAATCAATATTCTGATGAGCGCGCGCAGTTCGGTAACCCCGGCTTTAAAAGCCACCGGTGACCGGCTGGAAGCTTTTGCGGATTTGGCTGGAGCGGAAGTCGAGCGTGAACCTGGCTACCCTGGCTGGACGCCTAACCTGGATTCCTATGTATTACAAGTGGCTAAAACCTGCTATAAAAATCTAGCCGGTAAAGAACCTGTTGTGGAAGCCATCCATGCAGGATTGGAATGCGGCATCATCGGTGAGAAATTTCCCGGAATGGATATGATTTCTATTGGCCCGCAAATAGAACATCCGCACTCTCCCGATGAGCGGGTTCACATTTCTTCCGTGGAGCGTTTTTGGGATTTACTAAAATCGATGTTGGAAAATTTGGTAAGTCAAAAATAG
- a CDS encoding STAS domain-containing protein: MKFKTEMRGDIAIIKISGDLLGGPPTSEVLPAETKKLIEEGIKKVIVDLENVKRMNSTGLGVLIRCYTSIKSNDGEFKLVCLNETIRGILVMTKLESVFDTYRTLEGAVRNF; the protein is encoded by the coding sequence ATGAAATTCAAAACGGAAATGAGAGGGGACATTGCGATTATCAAAATAAGTGGCGATCTTCTTGGCGGACCACCCACATCTGAGGTTTTACCCGCCGAAACCAAAAAACTCATTGAAGAGGGAATTAAAAAAGTTATCGTAGATTTGGAAAATGTTAAGCGTATGAACAGCACCGGGTTAGGAGTTCTAATTAGGTGCTACACTTCCATTAAAAGCAATGATGGGGAATTTAAGCTTGTTTGCCTGAATGAAACAATTCGTGGTATTTTGGTCATGACTAAACTGGAATCGGTTTTTGACACTTATCGAACTCTTGAAGGTGCGGTTCGTAATTTCTAA
- a CDS encoding STAS domain-containing protein, with amino-acid sequence MFEAEKSDSGEILLVGRFDASQVEGAIKVFDTIMESCNINFSDLDYISSAGLGILLKTQKRLSESGEKLKLTHMNKHIKDVFQYAGFDTIFEIE; translated from the coding sequence TTGTTTGAAGCGGAAAAGAGTGATTCAGGTGAGATTCTTCTTGTAGGAAGATTCGATGCCTCTCAAGTAGAAGGAGCCATCAAAGTATTCGATACAATTATGGAATCTTGTAACATTAACTTTAGCGACTTAGACTATATTTCCAGTGCTGGACTGGGCATTTTACTCAAAACACAAAAACGATTAAGTGAATCCGGTGAAAAACTAAAATTGACCCATATGAATAAACACATTAAAGATGTCTTTCAGTACGCCGGATTCGATACGATTTTCGAAATTGAATAA